In Actinoplanes lobatus, the DNA window GGTCGTGGCGGGATGCAGGTAGACGCCGCGGGAGATCAGCATCCGGCCGCCGACCTCGACCAGCACGGCCGCCGCGACCACGCCGGCCACGAAGGTGACGGATCCGAGCACGATCGCCTTGGCCGCCAAGAAGTGGCCACGGTGCGGGGCCGCCGTCAGCGTGGTGCGCACCAGCCCACGCCGGTATTCCGCGGTCATGAACACGGCGCCGAGCACCACCACGGCGAGCAGCGCCACGAACGTGCCCACCAGCGTCTGCGTGATCGTCGCACCGATCCCGGCCACCCCGGCGACGGCGGGGGAGACGTCACCCGAGCCGGTCACCGAGTACTCCGGACCGTCGGCGTCGAAGCCGCTCCGATCCAGATCGTCCGGACCCCCGATCCGGGTTCCCGCCCAGTTTCCGGCCGGCCAGTCGCCGTCCAGCCGCACCTGGTCGAACTCGCCGGTCGCCTCGCTCGGCCCGTCGGCCACCGACGTGCCGACCAGGTTCTGGACGATCTCGCTGTGCTGCGGCGACGTCGCGAACATGCCGGCCTGCACGGTTTCCGCCAGACCGTCGAGACGGACCTCCCGGACCTTCGTCCAGGAGCGGCCATCTGCCGATTCCTCTCCGATGATCACGTCACCCTCGCGGGTCAGGCGCAACCACAGGGGTACGCCTCCCGGCGACCCGGCGGCGTCGTGCGCGAAATCGTGCTGCATGCGTACGCCGTGCGCGCCGGTCATCATGATCGCCGCGTAGGTGGCGCCGGGCTGCGTACCGTTCTTGATCATCAAACCGGTCTTGGCCCACGGGGTGAGGCCGGTGACCTGTTCCTGCTGTTCCTTGCCGGATGTCTGCTGTTCCTTGCCGGGTGCCTCCTGCTCCTCGCCGACCGATGGCAGGATCCCGGTCATCGACGTCAGGCGCACCGTGATGCTGCCGTCGCCGGTCAGCGGACGGTGCAGGAACGTGAACGCGTCCCGCACCTCCTGCCCCTCCGGGCCGATCGGCTGGGCGCACGTGTCCTGGGTGCAGGTGCCCTGCATGCCGGTCAGCGTGCCGAGCGCGACCATCGCGGCGATGCCGCCCAGCAGCGCCGCCATCCAGCCACGGACCGTCCGCAGCTTCGTCCACTCGGCACGCAGTAGCCGCCCGAACCCGGTCATCGCGCCGCCTCCGCCCGGTAGACGACCGCGTCCCGGGTCAGCTCCAGGTACGCCTCCTCGAGGCCGGGCCGGTAGGCGGACACCTCGGAGAACCGGATCCCGGCACGGTTGAGCAGCATCACCACCGCCTCGGCCTCGACCCCGCCGACGTGCAGCAGACCGGGACCGTCCTCGGCGACCGTCGCCCCGCCGCCGGTCAGTGCCGCCACCGCGGCCGGATCGCCGGTGCGTACCGTGATCCGGCCCCGCGCCGTCCGGGCCAGCAGCTGGGTGAGGTCCGCGTCGGCGATGACCCGGCCCCGGCCGCACACCACCACGTGATCGGCCACGTCCTCGAGCTCGTTCATCAGATGGCTGGACAGCAGCACGGCCCGGCCCTCGGCGGCCAGCGACCGCAGGAAACCCCGCATCCAGATGATGCCGTCCGGATCCATCCCGTTGAACGGCTCGTCCAGCAGCAGCACCGGCGGGTCCCCGAGCATCGCGGCCGCTATCCCCAGCCGCTGCCGCATGCCGAGCGAGAAGCCACCGGCCGCGCGGCGGCCCACCGCGGCGAGCCCGGTCAGCTCCAGCACCTCACCGGCCCGGCGGGCGGGCAGACCTTGCGAGTACGCCAGCCACAGCAGGTGGTTGCGGGCGGACCGGCCGGCCTGCAACGCGCCCGCGTCGAGCAGCGAGCCCACATGACACAGCGGCCGGTCCAGATCCCGGTAGCGGCGCCCATCGATCAGGGCGGCGCCGGAATCCGGCCGGTCCAGGCCGAGGATCACCCGCAGGGTGGTCGACTTTCCGGCGCCGTTGGGCCCGGCGAACCCGGTGACCCGCCCCGGCTCGACGGTGAAGGACATCCCGTCCAGCGCCACGGCCGGGCCGTAGCGCTTGTGCACACTGTCCACGGTGACGTTCATGCCGCCAGGTCTACGGGGCGGGCGGTAACACCGGCCTATCGCCGGCTGTCACACCGTTGTCAGGTGCCGGCCCCTTCCAACACGTCGCGCCGCCGGTCCGCTGACCTGGTGCTGACTTTCCGGTCAACCGTTTACCGGGTGACGTGGGCGGGTAGGCGATCTGTTCAGAATCGGGCGAAATCGCAAGGAGGTCACCCGATGCCTATGGCGAGTATCCCATCGAATCCGGACAAATATCCGCCCCTTGATCCGGGCGCGCCGATCCCCGACGACCCGGGCGAGCTGTCTCCCGACAACCCCGACCCGCTGCCCCCGCCACCGCCCGATCCGGTCCCGGCCATACCGGTGCCCGCCACGCCTGTCCCGGACGAGCCCGAAGCGGTCCCGGAGCCCGCCTGACCGTCCCGAACCCGCCTGACCGTCCCGGCTCGGCGGGCCGCGGCCGACTCCAGGAAGCGGGTCACGGTGTCCGTCCAGATCTGGCGGGCCTCGGCGGCGGATTCCGGTGAGGGCAGGCCCGAATGCGTGGCCACCAGCGATGCCGTGCCGTTCGGCTTGGGCTCGCTGGTGACGGCGATCGCCGTACCGTCCGGGGTCTTGACCCGCCAGGTGATCCGCCGTTCGGTGCCGCTCACCCGGGGCGGGGCGGCGAGCAGCCCGGCGGTGTGCGGGTCCGCCGCCGCGAACCCGGTCCACGCGTCCATCAACGCGGCCATGCCGAGACGGGTGGCCCGGCTCACGCTCACCTCGAACGTGCCGTCCGGGCGCTGGCCGGGCAGCCGGCGGCCGACGTACTGCTCGTACGCCACCGTCACCGACTGTGCCCACCAGCCGGGCGAGTCGATGCCGGTGGCCTCCAGCTCCTTGTGCACCCTGGCCACGATGGCGCGGTGGCACAGGTCCTCCGCGCCGATGCCGGCCAGGAACGTCAGCCAGTCGTCCCAGCCGCGGCTCGTGGCGGTTTCGATCGGCTTGATCCGGGCGTTCGTCGCCATCTCGCCATGATGTCAGCCCGGACGGTCACTGGCAGTGACGCTGCACGGGGGACAGCCATTCGGTCAGGTTCTGGCCCATCGTCTTGTTGACGTCCTCGGGCGTCTTGATGGCCTGGAAGAACTTGGCGTCACCCGACTTGGTGCGCAGCTGTTCGGCGGCCTTCTTCCCGTCGGTACGTAGCTGGGCGTCCTCGCTGCCCTTCGTGGCGTCGTCGACCGCGGTGGCGAAACTGGCCAGGGCCTGCTGGGCCTTGGACGCCGCCTTGGGGTCGGAGACCGTCTCGGTGAGCGCCTTGGCGAACGGCGCCATGTTGGCCCCATATGCTTTGGCGAGCGCCTGACAGCCGGTCGCGACGCCCGGGGCGACGACCGCCGCGCTGCCGGCTGGTGCGGCGGTGTCGGCGGCGGTGCCGCAGGCTGTCGCGGTGAGCAGGATCCCGCCGGCGAGCAGGATGATGGCGTTGCGCATGAAAACCTCCATGGGGATGGGGGAGTGGGAGCGCTCCCATGCCGCGAGCACCATAACGCCTCCATGCGAGGCTGTCGATTCCTTAAGGCGATCTTCAGGCTGGCCGCGAGCGGAAGGCGGGGGCGTCCATTGACTGTCTCCGTTCTCGTCCGGTCGGGCGAATGACAGAAATGTTATGGCGTGATGTCCACTGCGTACCTATAGCCTGTTGCGGTGAGCAGTGACTTCGCGTTCTGGAAGGCCGGTAGCGGCAACCCGGCGGAGATTTACGACGCCCTGGCCGAGGGGGCCGCCGACGCGCTCGAGCCGCATCCCGACGTCGCGGTCTTCCGGGGCGAGCTTCTCGGGCGCTGGCCCGATCTGGCCGACGTGCTCGAGCCGGGCGACGGCCCCGGCGATCGGTACGTGCTGCTGACCCTGCCTCTGCGGATGCTCAGCTACCTCGACGGCATCTTCGAACTCGCCGGGAAGTACGAGCTGCACGGCTACAGCGGCGTGGCCGGCGAGCCGTTCTAGAACTTCGTGGTCAAGGTCCGCGCTCCACTTCCGGCTTCCTATTTGGTACGCCTGACCTCGCCCCGCCTCATCAGGGCCGTCCCGTCCGGTCGGCGCGATCCTGCTGCCCGCTTGGGCCTGTGCCGCGCCCGCCGGGCGTAGATCGGTGTTCGGGTGAGCGCGCGCCGACCGGGCGGGACGGTCCTGATGGGATCGGAACGGCCTGGCACGTACCGGAAAAGGAAGTGAGACGCGGACCCCGCCGGACTCAATCCGCGGTGTGGCGCAGCAGCAGCCACGCGTCCGCGGGGAAGAGACGGCTCGCGATCGCCCAGGCGACGCGGCCGTAGTACGGGCGGGCCTCGGTGGCGTCGACGATCCGGGGATCCGCCATCCGGTGATCGGCGCCCTTCCAGCGGATCACGCAGCCGCCGGCGGCGATCACGTTGCGGACCCAGTTGGTGCGGGCGCCCCACGGCAGGTTGATCACGAAGCCGTCCGGGGTGGTGGTGATCGCGATCGGCACCCGCAAGTCGCGGCCGCTCACCCGGCCCCGGTGGTGGACCACCGCCCAGAGCGGAATGAGGCGCCGCCCGGCGAGCACCCGGACGGCCGGAGCGGTGGTACGTGCGAAACGCCAGGACGTCGTAGAGGTCGTCATGCCGCTGATCGTCCGCTGCGGGAGGGTGGGTTCGCGTCCCGGTGACCCGTCAGCCGGGATGGCGGAATTCCGTCATGCGCAGCGCGTAGGCCACCGCGTCGGTGCGGCCGCGGGCGCCGATCTTGCGGTACAGGTTGGCGAGATGGCGTTCCACGGTGTGCACCGCGATGCCCAGCTGACGGGCGATCTCCGTGTTCGAGTCACCCGCCGCGAGCAGGCGTAGCACGTCGGTCTCGCGCGGGGTCAGGGTGGCGGGCGCGATGGACGGGCGGTGGACCCGGCCGTGTGTCACGAAGTCGGTGACCAGTTTCAGGTCGGCCGCCGGGCTTTCCATGAACAGCGTCGGGGTGGATCCGGGCAGCTCCACCAGTTGGGCGTCGGGCAGGCCCGCGGCCATGCGCCGGGCCACCTCGACCGGGATCTGTTCGGCGCTCTGCCGGTGCAGGACCAGGGCGGGCGCCCGGACCCGGGCCAGCTCGGCGGTCACGTCGATATCCCGGGCGGCCTCGAACCAGGCCTTCGCGACGGGCGCGCTGGTGGCCGTACGAAATGCGTCTGCCGTGAAACGGCCGGAAGGCGCGGCATCCCAGCCGAGCCAGGCCGTGGCCGCGGCGTCCGCGAACAGGCTCCAGTCCTGCTCGACCAGCGACAACAGCGCCTGGGTCTGTGCCGGAAGCATCGCCTCCCGCATGCGCGGCGCCCCGCCGAACAGCACCAGCCGCTCGACCCGCTCGGGCTCGCGGGCGGCGAACGCGATCGCGGTCGCCACCGAGTGGTAATAGCCGAACAGGGTGGCCCGCCGGATGCCCGCGTGATCGAGGACGGCCCGCAGATCCCGCAGGTGCGCGTCGACACCGAGATCATCGAGGTCGACGCGGCGGTCGGAACTGCCGGTGCCGCGACCGTCGTAGAGGACGACAGTCAGATGTTTGGCCAGGCCGAGGTAGGCGGCCCGCACCGCCGGGATGCGCCACTGGGCGAGAATGTTGCTCAGCGACGGCATCCAGACGAGTGCGGGCCCCTGCCCGAAGACCTGAAAACCCAACGTCACACCATCATCGGTACGGGCGAAGCGCAGGTCCTCCACGCGCCCAGTATCACTCCCCGTCGACGCGTGCCTGAATGGACTCGGCGATCCGCTTGATGCGCCGCAGCCTGGCGTCCCATGCCGATCCGACCGCCGCGAGCTGCGCCACGGCCCTGGCGAGCTGGGCGTCGTCCACCCGATATCGCCGCTCCCGGCCCTCGGCCGTGCCGTGGACCAGCCCGGCCCGGTCGAGGACGGCCAGATGTTTGGCGACCGCCTGGCGGGTGACCGGAATCCGCTGGCTCAGCGTCGTCGCGGTGCCGGCGCCGTCGGCCAGCAGCAGGTCGAGCATCCGGCGGCGGGTGGGGTCGCCGATCGCCGCCCACAGGTCGTCGTCGACGGTCGCCGTGCTCATGGACTCACCCGCAGCGTGGCGACGTAGGGGGCGATCCGCGCCAGGAAGTGGCCCCAGCCGGCGACGTGGTCCTCGTACTCGTGCTGGAGAACCGCCTCCGACCAGCCCATCTCCCGGAAGCCGGTCTCGGTCATCCGCAGCAGGGTGCCGTCGCCGGAGGCGGTCAGGTCGAAGGTGACCAGCAGCGAGTTGCCGGCCGTGGCGGTCTCGCCCGCCGGATGGGTCCAGCGGAACGAGAACGTCTCCGGCGGCCGCGCGTCGACGACGGTGAACTGGACGGTCGTCCCGCCGGCGTTGCAGTCCCCGAAGACGATGTGCCCGGTGGACCCCGGCGCCGGGTCGTAGTGTGCGTCGTCGGGCCACCACTGCTTGACGTGATCCGGGCTGCTCACCACGTCGAAGACGATCTCGGGCGCGGCCTCGATGAAGATCTCGCGTTCGATGGTTCCGTACTCCATGACATCCTCCTGCAACCTTTGGTTGCGTGTCACGTTACCCCTCGGTGTGGTGACCTGCAACCGATGGTTGCGCTTTGCGGACGGTGCGACGGGCATCCCGCCAGGCGATCAGGGCGGTACGCCAACGGGGCGAGACGACCGGCGATCCCTGACGCCGCGTTCGTAGCTGGGCGATGAGCCAGGGCGGTGCGGCGGCCTGCTCGATCGCCGCGCTCTTGCTGAGCAGGCCCCCGGTCCGCAGCGCGTGACGGCCCCGGGCCATCGAGGTGAGACCGAGGTCGGCGATGACCGGATCACACCAGATCCACGGCCGGCGTGCCGCCCACGCCCAGTACCCGGTCAGCTCGGCGCGCGCGGCGTCCCGGACCGCGTCGCCGGACATCGGCGGGAACAGCTCTCGCGGTGGCCGGCCGAACACCGCGTACCCGTGCCGGACCAGCTCCGCCCTGCTGATCCCGGACAGGACGCGCTGGACAAGAAGCCCGTGGGTCCAGGTCGGATGCCGCACGTCCACGGCGGTGAGCCGTTCCACGTCGACGTAGACGCACCCGAGGTTCGTGCCGTCGAAGGCCGAGTCGACCTGCCGGTGCAGGGCGGTGAGCGCCGCCTCGCGCGCATCGGTCACCGGCCCGTCGACCACGGCGACCAGATCCAGGTCACTGACTCCGGGCCGGTAGTCGCCGGTCGCCAGCGATCCCGCCACGTACAGACCGATGAGCCAGTCCAGGCCGGCCAGCAGCCGCCCGAATTCCGCCAGCGCGGGAACCTCGCTGATCGCGGCGGCCACCTGCTCGGGCGGGGGAGTGGCGTCGACCCGTAGCCGGTCTGTTCCGGCCGGGATCAGGGCGCATCGCCGGCGGTAGTCGCTGAGCCGCCGGGCGACCGTCTCCGGGGAGTCGTCCGGGCGGCGGACCGCCTCACCACCGCACCCGGGACAGACCTCGAACCGCCCGGCCCGCCCGCAGGCCCGGCACATGCGGCGAGTCGTCAGGCGGTCCGTCGCCTCGGTGTCGTCCAGGATCAGCTCGACGACGTGGCAACCCATCGCCAGCAGAACCGCGATGACCGGCGGGCTGGGCGACGCGGTCCAGAAGACGAAACCGGCGGCGGTGTCGAACTCGTGCAGGCGGCGTGTCAGGGCGTCGGCCAGCCCCTCCTCGGACGGCGTACCGGTCATGAAACGTGTGGCGTCGCGAGGAGAGATGCAGGGTGACCCACGACGGCTCGCGAGGAGCTCGGCGGTCTCCACGGTCGCCGCGCCGGGTGGTCCGAAGAGTGCGAATCTGGTTGCCCGCGGTTGATCCACGCCTCGATGATGCCGGAATGGCCGATTGCCCGGCCACGCCGCCGGCCGCAGCGGTCGATCCTCGAAGCGGGTTGACCGGCGTCAGCTCTCCGCGGGGCGGGTGGGCGGCCAGACCAGGGCGTCGTCCGGGATGCCGGTGCGGCACAGCGCCCGCTGGTCCCGGCCGGGGATGTGCCGGCTCGCGGCGACGACGAGGCGGGCGACCTCGATCGCGCCATGAGCCTGGAAGTGGGTGTTGTCGACGACCCCGTCCGGGTAGTTGGGTGACTCGCCCGCGTCCAGCCACAGGAAGTAGTCCTTGGTGGCCTCCGGGCCCAGCTCTCCCCACAGGGCGAACGACAGGTCGGTCAGGTCGATCAGCGGGGTACGGGTCGTGGCGGCGAGATCTCGCATGGCCGCCGGGTATTCGCCGTGGGACAGGTACGGCGTCCCCTCCGCGGTGAACCGCCGCCGCTCCACCGGAGTGACCAGGATCGGGGTGGCCCGGGCCGCGCGTGCCCCGTCCAGGTAGAGCCGCAGGTAGTCGTGGAAGGTGGTCCACGGCTCGGTGTACCTGGCCGGATCCGCCGTCTTGGAGTCGTTGTGGCCGAACGAGACGAGCAGGACGTCGCCGGGGCGGATCGCGGCGAGGATGCGGTCGAGCCGTCCCAGGTCCACGAAGCTCTTCGAGCTGGCGCCGGAGAGCGCCTCGTTCACCACCCGGATGTCGTGACGCAGGAACACCGGCAGGGCCTGGCCCCAGCCGGCCCGGGGGTGGTCGGCGACCGCATAGGTGGCGGCCGTCGAGTCGCCGGCCACGAAGACGGTGGGGCGGGGGCGCCCGGCGGCGGCCGGTGCGGCGAGTCCGAGGGGGCCGGCGATCGCGCCGCCTGCGGTGGCGCGGAGCAACGTTCTGCGATCGATGGTCATGGCGTCACATTCAATCAACCGCAGTCGATTCAGGCAAGCGCTTTCCTGCAGGTCGAAGCTGTGAATGTGCGGGAGTCGAGGGCCGGGGCGGCGGCCGGGCGCCGAATTTGGCATGATCCGCCGGGTGATTCGTGTCTATTCGTTGTTCGCCCTGATAAATCTGATCCTCATCGTCGTCGCGCTGATCGACTGCCTGTCCACCGACGAGGTGCTGATCCGGGCGCTGCCGCGGGTCGTCTGGGTGCTGCTCATCCTGCTGTTCTCGCCGATCGGCGCGATCGTCTGGTTCGTCGCCGGCCGCCCGCCGCGCCCGGTTCGGCTGAGCAACGGCACCACCTGGCGTCCCGGCAGCGGTTTCCCGGAGAGCGAGCGCCCGAGGC includes these proteins:
- a CDS encoding PLD nuclease N-terminal domain-containing protein, producing MIRVYSLFALINLILIVVALIDCLSTDEVLIRALPRVVWVLLILLFSPIGAIVWFVAGRPPRPVRLSNGTTWRPGSGFPESERPRRSAAPDDDPEFLRDLAARHAREKAEDQRLMKDWEADLRRREEDLRRREGGEKTG
- a CDS encoding SRPBCC family protein yields the protein MEYGTIEREIFIEAAPEIVFDVVSSPDHVKQWWPDDAHYDPAPGSTGHIVFGDCNAGGTTVQFTVVDARPPETFSFRWTHPAGETATAGNSLLVTFDLTASGDGTLLRMTETGFREMGWSEAVLQHEYEDHVAGWGHFLARIAPYVATLRVSP
- a CDS encoding rhamnogalacturonan acetylesterase → MTIDRRTLLRATAGGAIAGPLGLAAPAAAGRPRPTVFVAGDSTAATYAVADHPRAGWGQALPVFLRHDIRVVNEALSGASSKSFVDLGRLDRILAAIRPGDVLLVSFGHNDSKTADPARYTEPWTTFHDYLRLYLDGARAARATPILVTPVERRRFTAEGTPYLSHGEYPAAMRDLAATTRTPLIDLTDLSFALWGELGPEATKDYFLWLDAGESPNYPDGVVDNTHFQAHGAIEVARLVVAASRHIPGRDQRALCRTGIPDDALVWPPTRPAES
- a CDS encoding ABC transporter ATP-binding protein produces the protein MNVTVDSVHKRYGPAVALDGMSFTVEPGRVTGFAGPNGAGKSTTLRVILGLDRPDSGAALIDGRRYRDLDRPLCHVGSLLDAGALQAGRSARNHLLWLAYSQGLPARRAGEVLELTGLAAVGRRAAGGFSLGMRQRLGIAAAMLGDPPVLLLDEPFNGMDPDGIIWMRGFLRSLAAEGRAVLLSSHLMNELEDVADHVVVCGRGRVIADADLTQLLARTARGRITVRTGDPAAVAALTGGGATVAEDGPGLLHVGGVEAEAVVMLLNRAGIRFSEVSAYRPGLEEAYLELTRDAVVYRAEAAR
- a CDS encoding ArsR/SmtB family transcription factor, whose product is MSTATVDDDLWAAIGDPTRRRMLDLLLADGAGTATTLSQRIPVTRQAVAKHLAVLDRAGLVHGTAEGRERRYRVDDAQLARAVAQLAAVGSAWDARLRRIKRIAESIQARVDGE
- a CDS encoding alpha/beta fold hydrolase encodes the protein MEDLRFARTDDGVTLGFQVFGQGPALVWMPSLSNILAQWRIPAVRAAYLGLAKHLTVVLYDGRGTGSSDRRVDLDDLGVDAHLRDLRAVLDHAGIRRATLFGYYHSVATAIAFAAREPERVERLVLFGGAPRMREAMLPAQTQALLSLVEQDWSLFADAAATAWLGWDAAPSGRFTADAFRTATSAPVAKAWFEAARDIDVTAELARVRAPALVLHRQSAEQIPVEVARRMAAGLPDAQLVELPGSTPTLFMESPAADLKLVTDFVTHGRVHRPSIAPATLTPRETDVLRLLAAGDSNTEIARQLGIAVHTVERHLANLYRKIGARGRTDAVAYALRMTEFRHPG
- a CDS encoding ABC transporter permease subunit encodes the protein MTGFGRLLRAEWTKLRTVRGWMAALLGGIAAMVALGTLTGMQGTCTQDTCAQPIGPEGQEVRDAFTFLHRPLTGDGSITVRLTSMTGILPSVGEEQEAPGKEQQTSGKEQQEQVTGLTPWAKTGLMIKNGTQPGATYAAIMMTGAHGVRMQHDFAHDAAGSPGGVPLWLRLTREGDVIIGEESADGRSWTKVREVRLDGLAETVQAGMFATSPQHSEIVQNLVGTSVADGPSEATGEFDQVRLDGDWPAGNWAGTRIGGPDDLDRSGFDADGPEYSVTGSGDVSPAVAGVAGIGATITQTLVGTFVALLAVVVLGAVFMTAEYRRGLVRTTLTAAPHRGHFLAAKAIVLGSVTFVAGVVAAAVLVEVGGRMLISRGVYLHPATTPIKIQIIIGTGLLLACSAVLALALGAILRRSLTAVTTGIALIVLPYLVTVTAVSGAAADWVLRVTPAAAFAVQQSTPEYPQVDNLYTAAQGFFPLPAWGGFAVLAAWTAAALAGAAVLLRRRDA
- a CDS encoding nucleotidyltransferase domain-containing protein, producing the protein MAEFGRLLAGLDWLIGLYVAGSLATGDYRPGVSDLDLVAVVDGPVTDAREAALTALHRQVDSAFDGTNLGCVYVDVERLTAVDVRHPTWTHGLLVQRVLSGISRAELVRHGYAVFGRPPRELFPPMSGDAVRDAARAELTGYWAWAARRPWIWCDPVIADLGLTSMARGRHALRTGGLLSKSAAIEQAAAPPWLIAQLRTRRQGSPVVSPRWRTALIAWRDARRTVRKAQPSVAGHHTEG
- a CDS encoding PNPOx family protein, whose protein sequence is MTTSTTSWRFARTTAPAVRVLAGRRLIPLWAVVHHRGRVSGRDLRVPIAITTTPDGFVINLPWGARTNWVRNVIAAGGCVIRWKGADHRMADPRIVDATEARPYYGRVAWAIASRLFPADAWLLLRHTAD